Proteins from a single region of Syntrophorhabdaceae bacterium:
- a CDS encoding type II toxin-antitoxin system HicB family antitoxin, whose translation MRQVVVYPGEDGWWVAECPSLPGCISQGKTREEAIENAKEAILGYVAALREDNLTVPEDKFEALLVAV comes from the coding sequence ATGAGACAAGTCGTTGTTTACCCGGGGGAAGATGGTTGGTGGGTGGCAGAATGTCCGAGTCTGCCGGGGTGTATCAGCCAGGGCAAGACCAGAGAGGAAGCCATAGAGAATGCAAAAGAGGCGATTCTAGGTTACGTGGCCGCTCTTCGGGAAGACAACTTGACAGTTCCCGAAGACAAATTTGAAGCCCTGCTTGTTGCAGTATGA